One part of the Lotus japonicus ecotype B-129 chromosome 2, LjGifu_v1.2 genome encodes these proteins:
- the LOC130737350 gene encoding uncharacterized protein LOC130737350, translating into MGDQLSYLMQYGLCFIVLTLVVAPVHGEVEYSVLNNAESTIGGQRFDRQVGVDYAKDTMSSATEFILKLFEQHNSTSVAADRKNVQKVSMIVEISIHGDDVDDAAYCSNNEIHISASYIERYSGDIKKEIIGIMYHEMTHVWQWDGNGQAPSGLIEGIADFVRLKAGYAPLDLWVPPGGGDKWDQGYDVTARFLDYCNSIRNGFVGELNKKMKSSYSETYFTQLLGKSVTQLWTGYKANYAASAAMLSTTTLLIN; encoded by the coding sequence ATGGGTGATCAATTATCATACCTTATGCAATATGGGCTATGCTTCATAGTACTAACTCTGGTGGTAGCTCCTGTCCATGGTGAGGTAGAATATTCAGTGCTTAACAATGCTGAATCCACCATTGGTGGTCAGCGCTTTGACAGGCAAGTTGGTGTTGATTATGCGAAGGACACAATGAGCTCAGCCACGGAGTTTATACTGAAGCTGTTTGAGCAGCACAACAGTACTAGTGTAGCTGCTGACAGAAAAAATGTGCAGAAAGTGAGCATGATAGTTGAAATCAGTATCCATGGGGACGATGTCGACGATGCAGCATATTGTAGCAACAACGAGATTCATATTAGCGCAAGCTACATTGAGAGGTACAGTGGAGATATAAAGAAAGAGATTATAGGGATAATGTATCATGAAATGACCCACGTTTGGCAGTGGGATGGGAATGGTCAGGCTCCTTCAGGTCTCATTGAAGGCATAGCTGATTTTGTGAGGCTCAAGGCTGGCTATGCACCTCTTGACTTGTGGGTTCCTCCAGGGGGTGGAGATAAATGGGACCAGGGATACGATGTTACAGCTAGGTTTTTAGACTATTGCAATAGTATCAGAAATGGATTTGTTGGAGAGTtaaacaagaagatgaagagcagTTATAGTGAAACTTACTTTACTCAACTGCTAGGAAAGTCGGTTACTCAGCTCTGGACTGGCTATAAGGCCAACTATGCTGCTTCTGCCGCTATGCTATCCACCACAACtctgttaattaattaa
- the LOC130741456 gene encoding RNA pseudouridine synthase 4, mitochondrial, producing the protein MAAKAIVLRVGVLRSWRSRHFSATSEQDAKAKWHTLPPVTATVKGQGNQVSSSTSTTALKWVLRCCPNLPRTLVHKLFRLRQVRVAIQDNRLKRVTAKDTLNSGDCIVLPHSVKEIPIPKQQQLECHTTAKEISFIRSLVIYKDPAILVLNKPPGMPVQGGIDIKRSLDVVAASCLKYEYSEPPRLVHRLDRDCSGILVMGRTQTSATVLHSIFREKTSSASDDLGTENRVLQRKYRALVIGCPRRPRGLVTASLGKVVVDNGKSDRITIVDNSSLLSSQHAITEYRVIGSSSHGYTWLELSPLTGRKHQLRVHCAEVLGTPIVGDYKYGWQAHRKWSHFDLSDVEESSEELLKEETLPFGLNLNKGSINEKQPRLHLHCKQIVLPDISQALKHVQSDSSYDLSQVKALELVAAMPPYMRRSWDVMNSS; encoded by the exons ATGGCGGCGAAAGCCATCGTCCTCCGCGTCGGAGTCTTGAGGTCATGGAGGAGTCGTCACTTCTCCGCGACCAGTGAGCAGGATGCCAAAGCCAAATGGCATACTCTGCCGCCCGTCACTGCCACTGTGAAGGGGCAAGGGAACCAAGTCTCCTCCTCCACTTCCACCACTGCGCTCAAATGGGTTCTTCGCTGCTGCCCCAACCTACCTAGAACCCTTGTTCACAAGCTCTTTCGTCTAAGACAGGTTCGAGTGGCCATACAAGATAACAGACTCAAAAGG GTGACAGCCAAGGATACCTTGAACTCAGGAGATTGCATCGTTCTTCCTCATTCTGTTAAAGAAATCCCTATCCCTAAACAGCAGCAACTTGAGTGTCACACCACTGCCAAAGAAATCAGTTTCATCCGCAGTCTTGTTATCTATAAG GATCCTGCCATTCTTGTCCTCAACAAACCTCCAGGAATGCCAGTTCAG GGTGGCATTGATATCAAACGGAGCTTAGATGTAGTAGCTGCATCATGTTTAAAGTATGAATACTCAGAACCCCCTCGTCTG GTGCATAGACTGGACAGAGACTGTTCTGGCATTTTGGTGATGGGAAGGACACAGACAAGTGCTACAGTTCTGCATTCCATCTTCCGGGAAAAAACTTCCAGTGCTTCAGATGAT CTTGGCACAGAAAATAGAGTCCTACAAAGAAAGTACAGGGCATTGGTCATTGGATGCCCTAGACGCCCAAGGGGGTTGGTTACTGCTTCACTGGGTAAG GTGGTGGTTGACAATGGAAAATCCGATCGAATAACTATTGTTGACAATTCTTCGTTGCTGTCATCACAACATGCAATTACAGAGTACCGAGTGATTGGATCATCATCACACG GTTACACATGGTTGGAGCTGTCCCCTTTAACTGGCAGAAAACACCAG CTTCGAGTCCACTGTGCTGAGGTGTTAGGTACACCAATAGTTGGAGACTACAAGTATGGATGGCAAGCTCACAGGAAGTGGAGTCATTTTGATTTGTCTGATGTGGAAGAGTCGAGTGAAGAGCTTCTCAAAGAAGAGACACTCCCCTTTGGCCTTAATTTGAACAAGGGAAGCATCAATGAGAAGCAACCCCGTTTACATCTCCATTGCAAGCAAATAGTTTTGCCCGATATATCTCAAGCACTGAAGCATGTGCAATCAGATTCGAGTTATGACCTTTCACAAGTGAAAGCACTTGAGTTGGTCGCGGCTATGCCTCCATACATGCGAAGGAGTTGGGATGTCATGAATTCTTCTTGA